From a region of the Sesamum indicum cultivar Zhongzhi No. 13 linkage group LG3, S_indicum_v1.0, whole genome shotgun sequence genome:
- the LOC105159102 gene encoding DNA excision repair protein ERCC-8, translating into MWKETREREFGNIRPNLFSSRISKSRVSSIRLSNYKEIVSSHRGSVNSLQVDLTEGRYLLAGASDATVAVYDIERATDYDGGGLIAKHKSLFVINKQHEHGHKYAISSAIWYPIDTGLFVTGSYDHHINVWDTNTTHVVMNFKMPGKVYRTAMSSIARSHMLIAAGTEDVQVRLCDIASGAFAHTLSGHRDGVMSLEWSTSSEYVLVTGGCDGAIRFWDIRRAGSFCVLDQSRSQIGRRPPLLVRPMTNKKSSSTAQSSSAKVRAPQKKLANGNALKPHAVCRISSQVKTAKQRLHPGMLSSHDRATGHYGVVTGLKVTEDGMYLLSAGSDSRLRLWDVESGCNTLVNFETTRLQSSKAIQMAVSQDSSLAFVPCMTTAKAFDIWSGQTKCTFRGHYENVNCCWYDALNQELYTGGNDRQILVWSPSKSISDEVDEWKKEQAATIDQDNWSD; encoded by the exons ATGTGGAAGGAGACTAGAGAGCGAGAGTTCGGGAACATTCGCCCTAATTTGTTCAGCAGTCGCATTTCTAAGTCTAGGGTTTCGTCCATTCGGCTCTCCAATTACAAGGAAATCGTCTCATCTCACCGCGGCTCAGTTAACTCTCTTCag GTTGATTTGACTGAGGGGCGATATCTGCTAGCTGGTGCATCAGATGCAACAGTTGCAGTTTATGATATTGAGCGTGCAACAGACTATGATGGGGGTGGCTTGATTGCAAAGCATAAGTCATTGTTTGTCATCAACAAGCAACATGAGCACGGCCATAAATATGCCATATCCTCAGCCATCTGGTATCCAATTGACACAGGGTTGTTTGTCACTGGTTCATATGATCATCATATTAATGTTTGGGACACAAATACCACACAC GtggtaatgaattttaaaatgcCTGGAAAGGTTTATAGAACTGCGATGTCTTCAATAGCAAGATCTCACATGTTAATTGCTGCTGGAACTGAAGATGTTCAAGTTCGATTGTGTGATATTGCCTCTGGTGCATTTGCTCACACTCTGTCTGGTCATCGTG ATGGTGTCATGTCATTGGAGTGGTCTACTTCTAGTGAGTATGTTCTGGTAACTGGAGGATGTGATGGAGCGATACGTTTTTGGGACATCAGGAGGGCTGGATCTTTTTGTGTCTTAGATCAATCACGCTCTCAGATTGGAAGACGTCCACCTCTCCTTGTTCGACCAATGACAAATAAG AAATCTTCATCAACAGCCCAAAGTTCTTCAGCAAAAGTCCGAGCACCTCAAAAGAAATTAGCTAACGGCAATGCTCTAAAGCCCCATGCTGTTTGTAGGATTTCTAGTCAAGTGAAAACTGCAAAGCAGAGATTGCATCCTGGAATGTTATCAAGTCATGATCGTGCCACAGGCCATTATGGTGTTGTAACTGGATTAAAGGTGACTGAAGATGGCATGTATCTTCTAAGTGCAG GTTCTGATTCAAGGTTGAGACTATGGGATGTAGAATCTGGGTGCAATACACTGGTAAACTTTGAAACTACACGTCTCCAAAGTAGCAAGGCTATACAGATGGCAGTGTCCCAGGATTCATCTCTTGCTTTTGTTCCATGCATGACCACTGCAAAA GCCTTTGATATTTGGTCTGGCCAAACAAAGTGCACCTTTCGTGGCCACTACGAAAATGTCAACTGTTGTTGGTACGATGCGCTAAATCAG GAATTATACACTGGTGGTAATGATAGGCAAATTCTTGTATGGTCTCCCTCAAAATCCATTTCTGATGAAGTG GACGAGTGGAAGAAAGAGCAGGCTGCAACGATTGATCAGGATAACTGGAGTGATTGA
- the LOC105159103 gene encoding U-box domain-containing protein 4, translating to MDTDSVQSGFTYMGRKFSDLGLNDDSSSAFSDCNSDRSGEFPTASSESRRLFLACASDNSDEVIAQLVSGLESNNIDEQKQAAMEIRLLAKNKPDNRIKIARAGAIKPLISIISSNDPQLQEYGVTAILNLSLCDENKEEIAYSGAIKPLVRALRVGTSTARENAACALLRLSQIDENKIAIGRSGAIPPLVNLLENGNFRGKKDACTALYSLCSVKENKIKAVQAGIMKPLVEMMADLGSNMVDKSAFVLSLLVSVAEARAALVEEGGIPVLVEIVEVGTQRQKEIAVAILLQLCEDCLAYRTMVAREGAIPPLVALSQTGTSRAKQKAEALIDLLRQPRSTNAAAKGI from the exons ATGGATACTGATTCAGTTCAATCCGGGTTTACTTACATGGGCCGGAAATTCAGCGATCTTGGCCTCAATGACGATTCCTCGTCCGCCTTCAGCGATTGCAATAGCGACAGATCCGGCGAGTTCCCAACGGCGTCGTCTGAGAGCCGCCGCCTCTTCCTCGCCTGCGCCTCTGATAATTCAGACGAGGTTATCGCCCAGCTTGTTTCCGGCCTCGAGTCCAACAATATCGATGAACAGAAGCAGGCGGCGATGGAAATACGTCTCCTTGCCAAGAACAAACCGGATAACCGAATCAAAATCGCCAGAGCCGGAGCAATCAAACCGCTGATTTCGATTATCTCGTCCAACGATCCTCAGCTCCAAGAGTACGGCGTCACGGCAATTTTGAATCTCTCGCTGTGCGACGAGAACAAGGAAGAAATCGCCTACTCAGGGGCGATCAAACCATTGGTCCGAGCGCTCAGAGTCGGCACCTCAACTGCCAGAGAGAACGCCGCGTGCGCGCTGCTCAGACTCTCGCAAATTGACGAGAACAAAATCGCGATCGGACGATCCGGCGCGATTCCGCCGCTGGTGAATTTGCTGGAGAACGGGAATTTCCGGGGGAAAAAGGATGCGTGCACGGCGCTGTACTCGCTGTGCTCGGTGAAGGAGAATAAGATTAAAGCGGTGCAAGCCGGGATAATGAAGCCACTGGTTGAGATGATGGCGGATTTGGGGTCAAATATGGTGGATAAATCAGCGTTCGTGTTAAGTTTATTGGTGTCGGTGGCTGAGGCGAGGGCGGCGCTGGTGGAGGAAGGCGGGATTCCGGTGCTGGTGGAGATAGTGGAGGTGGGGACACAGCGGCAAAAGGAAATTGCGGTGGCGATACTGTTGCAGTTGTGTGAGGATTGCTTGGCCTATCGTACTATGGTGGCCCGCGAAGGAGCCATTCCTCCCTTGGTCGCTTTGTCGCAAACAGGGACCAGCCGCGCcaaacaaaag GCAGAAGCACTGATTGATCTTCTACGGCAGCCAAGATCCACCAACGCCGCTGCAAAGGGCATCTGA